One segment of Xanthomonas oryzae pv. oryzae DNA contains the following:
- a CDS encoding catalase family peroxidase, producing the protein MTLPPPSPPRARSPVLPLLGIAAIAGGVALAFAWTAGWIGSDRLTAARMTDTIESSGPPHPGFRRAHTKGVCVSGHFQSSGKATWLSSARIFSQPSTPVLGRMSIGGGDPHGPDGQARVRSMALLLRSDDGQQWRTAMNSFPFFVVATPAGFQALNVASKPDPATGKPDPEKLAAFGKQYPEAAKFQQWAKTAPWSDSWANTQYNGVNAFRAIAGDGRERYIRWSMRPQTPFKELSAEQRKQADGDFLATDLDARLTQGPLRWDMVLTIAEPGDAVDDPSQPWPDSRKQIVAGTLSIERAQPQATGPCRDLNYDPLILPKGLAASNDPILAARSSVYSQSFNRREREIADGQGSAATGQGARQ; encoded by the coding sequence ATGACGTTGCCACCTCCCTCGCCCCCGCGTGCGCGCAGCCCCGTGCTGCCGTTGTTGGGGATTGCCGCGATTGCCGGCGGCGTTGCGCTGGCGTTTGCCTGGACGGCCGGCTGGATCGGCAGCGACCGGCTCACTGCCGCACGCATGACCGACACCATCGAATCCAGCGGGCCGCCGCATCCGGGCTTCCGCCGTGCGCATACCAAGGGTGTCTGCGTGAGCGGGCACTTCCAGTCCAGCGGCAAGGCCACCTGGCTGTCGTCGGCACGCATCTTCAGCCAGCCCAGCACGCCGGTGCTGGGACGCATGTCGATCGGCGGCGGCGACCCGCACGGGCCCGACGGGCAGGCGCGCGTACGCAGCATGGCGCTGCTGTTGCGCAGCGACGATGGGCAGCAATGGCGCACGGCGATGAACAGTTTTCCGTTCTTCGTGGTCGCCACGCCGGCCGGCTTTCAGGCACTCAATGTGGCCTCCAAGCCAGACCCGGCCACCGGCAAGCCGGACCCGGAAAAACTGGCGGCGTTCGGCAAGCAATATCCGGAGGCAGCAAAGTTCCAGCAGTGGGCCAAGACCGCGCCGTGGTCGGACAGCTGGGCCAACACGCAGTACAACGGCGTCAACGCGTTCCGCGCGATTGCCGGCGATGGACGCGAACGCTACATCCGCTGGTCGATGCGCCCGCAGACGCCGTTCAAGGAATTGAGCGCCGAACAACGCAAGCAGGCCGATGGCGATTTTCTCGCCACCGATCTGGATGCGCGGCTGACGCAGGGGCCGCTGCGTTGGGACATGGTGCTGACCATCGCCGAGCCCGGCGATGCGGTGGACGACCCGTCGCAGCCGTGGCCGGACAGCCGCAAGCAGATCGTGGCCGGGACGCTCTCGATCGAGCGTGCGCAGCCGCAGGCCACCGGCCCGTGCCGCGATCTCAATTACGACCCGTTGATCTTGCCCAAGGGCCTTGCCGCATCGAATGACCCGATTCTGGCGGCACGCTCGTCGGTGTATTCGCAATCGTTCAATCGCCGCGAGCGCGAGATCGCTGACGGCCAAGGCAGCGCCGCCACCGGCCAGGGAGCACGCCAATGA
- a CDS encoding alpha/beta hydrolase translates to MTRLLLLVCACLWLAGCSSPSTSLSERLVAPGGTSPLLDEERIAATIATVPNRSGHVLTRDGVPIFWRAIDPGQYAMQYRYMGQRNDPAHALDVDFSFKVPTAVPPTPRGTVVVLHGWMMDGDSLLPWSLQLAQAGYRVVTIDLRNHGHSGGGPSGYGTRESDDVIDVIDALQPRGEIRGPLYLFGISYGAATALFTADKLGPRVTGVVAMESFANAGRGIRDMVPHMLSSQPHGWRGRAVAAYARWRYADQNIDAVIAAADTQLKLDLDHVDVAHALADTRSCVLLLHGDADQHIPVTHGRALALASARAHYVELAGENHLSLPLRLDLLGGPIDQWLAQVQEDPSHCPAPQTLPASTLAVASPLAVPQS, encoded by the coding sequence ATGACGCGCCTGCTTCTGCTGGTCTGCGCCTGCCTGTGGCTGGCCGGCTGTTCCTCTCCTTCGACCTCGCTCAGCGAGCGCCTGGTTGCGCCCGGTGGCACCTCGCCGCTGCTGGACGAAGAACGCATCGCCGCCACCATCGCCACGGTGCCCAACCGCAGCGGGCATGTGCTGACGCGCGATGGCGTGCCGATCTTCTGGCGTGCGATCGACCCCGGCCAGTACGCCATGCAGTACCGCTACATGGGTCAGCGCAACGACCCGGCGCATGCGCTGGATGTGGATTTCAGTTTCAAGGTTCCGACCGCTGTGCCGCCGACACCACGCGGCACGGTGGTGGTGCTGCATGGTTGGATGATGGATGGCGATTCGCTGCTGCCCTGGTCGCTGCAGCTCGCGCAGGCCGGCTATCGCGTGGTCACCATCGACCTGCGTAACCACGGCCATTCCGGCGGCGGGCCGTCCGGCTACGGCACGCGCGAATCCGATGACGTCATCGATGTGATCGATGCACTGCAGCCACGCGGCGAAATCCGCGGGCCGCTGTATCTGTTCGGTATTTCCTACGGCGCGGCCACCGCGCTGTTCACTGCCGACAAACTCGGCCCACGCGTGACCGGCGTGGTGGCGATGGAATCCTTCGCCAATGCCGGGCGCGGCATTCGCGACATGGTGCCGCACATGCTCTCCAGCCAACCGCACGGATGGCGCGGGCGGGCGGTGGCCGCGTATGCGCGCTGGCGCTATGCCGACCAGAATATCGACGCGGTGATTGCAGCGGCCGATACCCAGCTCAAGTTGGATCTGGACCATGTCGATGTCGCACACGCTCTGGCCGACACGCGCAGCTGCGTGCTGCTGTTGCATGGCGATGCCGATCAGCACATTCCAGTAACCCATGGCCGCGCACTCGCCTTGGCCAGTGCGCGTGCGCATTACGTCGAGCTCGCTGGCGAAAACCATTTGAGTCTGCCGCTGCGGCTTGACCTGCTCGGCGGGCCGATCGATCAATGGCTGGCGCAGGTGCAAGAAGACCCCAGCCATTGCCCTGCGCCGCAAACGCTGCCCGCTTCCACGCTGGCCGTCGCCAGCCCCCTGGCAGTGCCGCAGAGTTGA
- the rarD gene encoding EamA family transporter RarD, which yields MSTVSPQEARRGLLITASTFVLWGLVPLYWHLLKAVPSLQIIAHRIVWSTVLVVVWLLASLGLRWWRSIAAQPRALWMLAGSSVAIAFNWGLYIWAINAGHVIEASLGYFINPLLSVLLGVLVLKERLRRIQWVAVVCAAVGVLWLTIVAGAPPWIALGLAVSFGIYGLLRKLVAVDPVAGLGVESVYLFVPALLLAAWGEQGHGGAFLSGWSLRTDAMLIFGGVVTALPLIGFAYGVRRIPLSLVGILQYIAPSLQLLLGVWFFHEPFDQGRAMGFAAIWVGLLLFVGDSVLRSRQPVAAR from the coding sequence ATGAGCACGGTCTCGCCACAGGAGGCGCGGCGCGGGCTACTGATCACCGCGTCCACCTTCGTGCTGTGGGGGCTGGTGCCGCTGTATTGGCATCTGCTCAAGGCGGTGCCGTCGCTGCAGATCATTGCCCACCGCATCGTGTGGAGCACGGTGCTGGTGGTGGTGTGGCTGCTGGCGAGCTTGGGCCTGCGCTGGTGGCGCAGCATTGCCGCGCAGCCGCGTGCATTGTGGATGCTGGCCGGCAGCAGCGTGGCGATCGCGTTCAACTGGGGCCTGTACATCTGGGCGATCAACGCCGGGCATGTCATCGAGGCCAGCCTGGGGTACTTCATCAATCCACTGCTGAGCGTCTTGCTGGGCGTGCTGGTGTTGAAAGAGCGCCTGCGTCGCATCCAGTGGGTGGCGGTGGTGTGCGCGGCAGTGGGCGTGCTGTGGCTGACCATCGTTGCCGGTGCGCCGCCGTGGATTGCGCTGGGGCTGGCGGTGTCGTTCGGTATTTACGGGCTGCTGCGCAAATTGGTGGCAGTGGATCCGGTGGCCGGGCTGGGCGTGGAAAGCGTGTATCTGTTCGTGCCGGCGTTGCTGCTGGCGGCCTGGGGCGAGCAGGGCCACGGCGGCGCGTTCCTGAGCGGCTGGAGCCTGCGCACCGATGCGATGCTGATCTTCGGTGGTGTGGTGACGGCGCTGCCGTTGATCGGCTTCGCTTACGGCGTGCGGCGCATTCCGCTGTCGTTGGTGGGCATCTTGCAATACATCGCGCCGAGCCTGCAGCTGCTGCTGGGCGTGTGGTTCTTCCACGAGCCGTTCGACCAAGGGCGCGCGATGGGCTTTGCCGCGATCTGGGTCGGCTTGCTGTTGTTCGTTGGAGACAGCGTACTGCGTTCGCGTCAGCCGGTGGCGGCGCGCTGA
- a CDS encoding cytochrome b codes for MSRRTHFNLPARVLHWLMAAMILTMLFVGVGMVASVTQRPWLIDLHRPLGIAILILAVLRLINRLRHRPPPLPADLPAWQKAAAIASHWLLYALMLGMPLIGWAMLSAGGYPIVLWPGANLPAIAPHDPALYAWLRSAHGWLAYLLFATVLGHLSAALFHAWVRRDGVFSSMALGER; via the coding sequence ATGAGCAGACGCACCCACTTCAATCTGCCTGCGCGCGTATTGCATTGGCTGATGGCCGCGATGATCCTGACCATGCTGTTCGTCGGTGTGGGCATGGTGGCCTCGGTGACGCAACGGCCGTGGTTGATCGATCTGCATCGCCCGCTGGGCATCGCGATTTTGATCCTGGCAGTACTGCGCTTGATCAACCGCTTGCGCCATCGCCCACCGCCGCTGCCGGCCGATCTGCCGGCGTGGCAGAAGGCCGCCGCGATTGCCTCGCATTGGCTGCTGTATGCATTGATGCTGGGCATGCCATTGATCGGCTGGGCGATGTTGTCGGCCGGCGGCTACCCGATCGTGCTGTGGCCGGGCGCGAACCTGCCGGCGATCGCACCGCACGACCCTGCGCTGTATGCCTGGCTGCGCAGCGCGCATGGCTGGCTGGCGTATCTGTTGTTCGCCACCGTGCTGGGGCATCTGAGCGCAGCCCTGTTCCATGCCTGGGTGCGCCGCGACGGCGTGTTTTCCAGCATGGCGCTTGGGGAGCGGTGA